A stretch of DNA from Candidatus Methanoperedens sp.:
TTCCATTTTCAGTAGTTTGAATTATTATGGGTCCATTGGTCTATTTACTGCGTGTAATTATATATTCACCTAACTCAACCAGCTTTCTTTTTGCAGAACTTTCATCGAGCGGTTCAAGGCGGCTTTTTGCGAGATCAAGCTCTTCCCTCGCAATTTCCTGTGCGTAATCTATTGAATCCGAAACGAGGTGCATCAGCTCGCCGTTGTTGCATTTCATCATTCTTTCAAGCGAGATGCCGGACTTTAGGGCATCAAGGACTACAATGGAGGGCCTTCCCATGAAGAGATCTTTTTTCACCGGTTTGCCGAGGTCCTCTTCTTTTGAAATGCAATCAAGTATATCGTCACGGATCTGGAAGGCCATGCCTAGATGACTCCCGAATTCTGTAAAGTTCTTTATTTGTTCCTCGTCTCCTCCGCCAACCACGGCGCCCACCTCGGCAGCCGAACCAAAGAGAGAGCCGGTTTTCCGGAACGCAAGTTCCAGATAACTTTTCTTATCTTTAGCAAAATCTACAAGTTCCATGGCTTCCCCTTCGCCCATATAATACAGGGAATCCGAGATGGCATGGATGAGCCTCGGGTCACGCGATGCTATCTTGAGGGAGAGAGCCGCGAGTATCTGGACCGTCAGGAGGGCCA
This window harbors:
- a CDS encoding polyprenyl synthetase family protein translates to MDIEQLLTERARLVDTELPGLLLDIKPPELAAAVTYAIASKGKRIRPALVTLACEAVGGRAEDASFAAASIELIHSSSLVLDDVIDKSEKRRGQDTIHKKWGVDMALLTVQILAALSLKIASRDPRLIHAISDSLYYMGEGEAMELVDFAKDKKSYLELAFRKTGSLFGSAAEVGAVVGGGDEEQIKNFTEFGSHLGMAFQIRDDILDCISKEEDLGKPVKKDLFMGRPSIVVLDALKSGISLERMMKCNNGELMHLVSDSIDYAQEIAREELDLAKSRLEPLDESSAKRKLVELGEYIITRSK